Proteins found in one Sorghum bicolor cultivar BTx623 chromosome 1, Sorghum_bicolor_NCBIv3, whole genome shotgun sequence genomic segment:
- the LOC8077977 gene encoding histone H4, translating into MSGRGKGGKGLGKGGAKRHRKVLRDNIQGITKPAIRRLARRGGVKRISGLIYEETRGVLKIFLENVIRDAVTYTEHARRKTVTAMDVVYALKRQGRTLYGFGG; encoded by the coding sequence ATGTCGGGCCGCGGCAAGGGAGGCAAGGGTCTGGGCAAGGGCGGCGCGAAGCGCCACCGCAAGGTGCTCCGCGACAACATCCAGGGCATCACGAAGCCGGCGATCCGGAGGCTGGCGCGCAGGGGCGGCGTGAAGCGCATCTCCGGGCTCATCTACGAGGAGACCCGCGGCGTGCTCAAGATCTTCCTCGAGAACGTCATCCGCGACGCCGTCACCTACACGGAGCACGCCCGCCGCAAGACCGTCACCGCCATGGACGTCGTCTACGCGCTCAAGCGCCAGGGCCGCACCCTCTACGGTTTCGGCGGCTAA